The following are from one region of the Mesorhizobium sp. B4-1-4 genome:
- a CDS encoding response regulator transcription factor: MATIALVDDDRNILTSVSIALESEGYRVETYTDGASALEGLAARPPNLAILDIKMPRMDGMELLRRMRQKSDLPVIFLTSKDDEIDELFGLKMGADDFIRKPFSQRLLVERVRAVLRRASAREAAAKAPSQQARSLERGQLVMDQERHTCTWKGEPVTLTVTEFLILHSLAQRPGVVKSRDALMDSAYDEQVYVDDRTIDSHIKRLRKKFKAVDDDFEMIETLYGVGYRFREA, encoded by the coding sequence ATGGCAACAATCGCGCTTGTCGATGACGACCGCAACATTCTGACGTCGGTGTCGATCGCCCTCGAATCCGAGGGGTATCGCGTCGAGACCTACACGGATGGTGCGTCCGCGCTGGAAGGCCTGGCGGCGCGACCGCCGAATCTTGCCATCCTCGACATCAAGATGCCGCGCATGGACGGCATGGAGCTTCTGCGCCGGATGCGCCAGAAATCCGACCTGCCGGTGATCTTCCTGACCTCCAAGGACGACGAGATCGATGAATTGTTCGGCCTCAAGATGGGCGCCGACGACTTCATCCGCAAACCGTTCTCGCAGCGCCTGCTGGTCGAGCGGGTGCGCGCCGTGCTGCGCCGCGCCAGTGCCCGCGAGGCTGCGGCAAAGGCGCCTAGCCAGCAGGCCCGCTCGCTCGAGCGCGGCCAGCTCGTCATGGACCAGGAACGCCACACCTGCACCTGGAAGGGCGAGCCGGTGACGCTCACCGTCACCGAATTCCTGATCCTGCATTCGCTGGCGCAGCGTCCCGGTGTCGTAAAAAGCCGTGATGCGCTGATGGATTCGGCCTATGATGAGCAGGTCTATGTCGACGACCGCACCATCGACAGCCACATCAAGCGGCTGCGCAAGAAGTTCAAGGCCGTCGACGACGACTTCGAAATGATCGAGACCCTTTACGGAGTCGGATACCGGTTCCGCGAAGCGTGA
- a CDS encoding PTS sugar transporter subunit IIA encodes MIGLVLVTHGQLATEFRHAVEHVVGPQDNFETVAIGADDDMEQRRRDIVDAVARVDTGAGVIVLTDMFGGTPSNLAISVMESGRTEVIAGMNLPMLIKLSSIRKGDNMAAALDEAQAAGRKYINVASQLLSSK; translated from the coding sequence ATGATCGGACTCGTGCTTGTAACGCACGGTCAACTGGCCACCGAGTTCCGACATGCCGTCGAACATGTCGTCGGGCCACAAGACAATTTCGAAACCGTGGCGATCGGTGCCGACGACGATATGGAACAGCGTCGCCGCGACATCGTCGATGCGGTGGCCCGGGTCGATACCGGCGCCGGCGTCATCGTGCTGACCGACATGTTCGGTGGCACGCCATCGAACCTCGCGATCTCGGTGATGGAGTCCGGCCGCACCGAGGTGATCGCCGGCATGAACCTGCCGATGCTGATCAAACTGTCCTCGATCCGCAAGGGCGACAACATGGCCGCCGCGCTCGACGAGGCGCAGGCCGCAGGCCGCAAATACATCAACGTCGCCAGCCAACTTCTGAGCAGCAAATGA
- a CDS encoding phosphoenolpyruvate carboxykinase has translation MSEIGKRNPACAIDRIGLKTSGVVRYNFGAAALYEESIRRNEARLTAHGALVAETGQHTGRSPKDKFVVRDGATEPHVWWDNNKAISPAQFDALLADFRAHAADKDLYVQDLVGGADTELKLPTRVITEFAWHSLFIRNLLIRPDSAELEQFVPEMTIIDLPSFRADPARHGSRTETVIAVDLTRKIVLIGGTSYAGEMKKSVFTMLNYLLPDKGVMPMHCSANEGPAGDAAIFFGLSGTGKTTLSADPSRTLIGDDEHGWGPHGIFNFEGGCYAKTIKLSAEAEPEIFATTQRFGTVLENVVLDADAVPDFNDGRLTENTRCAYPLDFIPNASKTGRASHPRNIIMLTADAFGVLPPIARLTPAQAMYHFLSGYTAKVAGTEKGVTEPEATFSTCFGAPFMPRHPSEYGNLLRELIARHGADCWLVNTGWTGGAYGTGTRMPIKATRALLAAALDGSLKTGVFRTDANFGFEVPVAMPGVDSAILDPMILDPRATWADKAAYDRQAARLVGMFAINFEKFAQHVDATVMGAAPRMQEAAE, from the coding sequence ATGTCGGAAATCGGCAAACGCAATCCTGCCTGTGCGATCGATCGTATCGGTCTCAAAACCTCCGGCGTGGTGCGCTACAATTTCGGCGCGGCCGCCCTTTATGAGGAATCAATCAGGCGCAACGAGGCCCGGCTGACCGCCCATGGCGCGCTGGTCGCCGAAACCGGACAGCACACCGGCCGCTCGCCCAAGGACAAGTTCGTCGTCCGTGACGGCGCCACCGAACCGCATGTCTGGTGGGACAACAACAAGGCGATTTCGCCGGCCCAGTTCGACGCGCTGCTCGCCGATTTCCGCGCTCACGCCGCGGACAAGGATCTCTACGTGCAGGACCTGGTCGGCGGCGCCGATACGGAGCTGAAGCTGCCCACTCGCGTGATCACCGAATTCGCCTGGCACTCGCTGTTCATCCGCAATCTGCTCATCCGCCCGGACAGCGCCGAACTCGAGCAGTTCGTACCCGAGATGACGATCATCGACCTGCCGTCCTTCCGCGCCGACCCTGCTCGCCACGGCAGCCGCACCGAAACTGTGATCGCGGTCGATCTCACCCGCAAGATCGTGCTGATCGGCGGCACATCCTATGCCGGCGAGATGAAGAAGTCGGTGTTCACCATGCTCAACTACCTGTTGCCGGATAAGGGCGTGATGCCGATGCACTGCTCGGCCAATGAGGGCCCCGCCGGCGATGCCGCCATCTTCTTCGGCCTGTCGGGCACCGGCAAGACGACGCTGTCGGCCGACCCGTCGCGTACGCTGATCGGCGACGACGAGCATGGCTGGGGTCCGCACGGCATCTTCAACTTCGAAGGCGGCTGCTACGCCAAGACGATCAAGCTGTCGGCCGAAGCCGAGCCGGAGATCTTCGCCACCACGCAGCGCTTTGGCACGGTGCTGGAAAATGTCGTGCTCGACGCCGATGCGGTGCCGGACTTCAACGACGGCCGGCTCACCGAAAACACCCGCTGCGCCTACCCGCTCGACTTCATCCCCAATGCGTCGAAGACCGGGCGCGCCAGCCATCCCAGAAACATCATCATGCTGACCGCCGATGCTTTCGGCGTGCTGCCGCCGATCGCGCGGCTGACCCCGGCGCAGGCGATGTACCATTTCCTCTCCGGCTATACGGCCAAGGTCGCCGGCACCGAAAAGGGTGTGACCGAGCCCGAGGCGACGTTCTCGACCTGCTTCGGCGCACCGTTCATGCCACGCCATCCCTCGGAATACGGCAATCTGCTGCGGGAGCTCATCGCCCGCCACGGCGCCGATTGCTGGCTGGTCAACACCGGCTGGACCGGCGGCGCCTACGGCACCGGCACGCGTATGCCGATCAAGGCGACGCGCGCCCTGCTTGCCGCGGCACTCGACGGCTCGCTGAAGACAGGCGTGTTCCGCACCGACGCCAATTTCGGCTTCGAGGTGCCGGTAGCAATGCCTGGCGTCGACAGCGCCATTCTCGATCCGATGATTCTGGACCCCCGGGCGACCTGGGCGGACAAGGCAGCCTATGACCGGCAGGCGGCAAGGCTGGTCGGCATGTTCGCCATCAATTTCGAGAAATTCGCGCAGCACGTCGATGCAACCGTCATGGGGGCAGCGCCCCGCATGCAGGAAGCGGCGGAGTAA
- a CDS encoding sensor histidine kinase: MAVEAQRSRPTGATRRPSRIMPSFVSRITVPMRRFLGHHIFSSLTRRILFLNLAGLAVLVTGILYLNTFRDGLIDARVESLMTQGEIIAGAIAASATVETDSISIDPEKLLELQAGESLGPGSDQLDNLDFPINPERVAPVLRRLISPTRTRARIYDRDANLLLDSRHLYSRGQILRYDLPPVDEEEPDLVERIQKFIFDFFRNTDLPVYHEQPGGNGAAYPEVIKALTGSPSTIVRVSEQGEQIVSVAVPIQRFRAVLGVLMLSTEGGDIDKIVAAERKAILRVFGIAALVTAILSMLLASTIANPLRRLSAAAVRVRRGVKSREEIPDFSDRQDEIGNLSVAVRDMTNALYARIEAIESFAADVSHELKNPLTSLRSAVETLPLAKNDTSRARLMEIIQHDVKRLDRLITDISDASRLDAELARDDAGTVDLKKFVTDLVAVSRETTRNKKAVEIELRVAKLPQGVKGYFVVGHDLRIGQVITNLIENARSFVPEDHGHIILSLARAGKFNILTVDDNGPGIRADNIDRIFERFYTDRPAGEAFGQNSGLGLSISRQIVEAHGGTLTAENIPGTKPGEIKGARFVVTLPAEA; encoded by the coding sequence ATGGCAGTTGAAGCACAACGAAGCAGACCGACGGGCGCCACCAGGCGGCCGTCGCGTATCATGCCGTCCTTCGTTTCGAGGATCACGGTGCCGATGCGCCGCTTCCTCGGCCATCACATCTTTTCCAGCCTGACGCGGCGCATCCTCTTCCTCAACCTCGCCGGACTGGCTGTTCTCGTCACCGGCATCCTTTACCTCAACACCTTCCGCGACGGGCTGATCGACGCCCGTGTCGAAAGCCTGATGACGCAGGGCGAGATCATCGCCGGCGCGATCGCGGCGTCGGCGACCGTCGAGACGGATTCGATCAGCATCGATCCGGAAAAGCTGCTTGAGCTGCAGGCCGGCGAAAGCCTGGGGCCGGGCTCGGACCAGCTCGACAACCTCGACTTCCCGATCAATCCCGAGCGCGTCGCCCCGGTGCTGCGCCGGTTGATTTCGCCGACCCGCACCCGCGCCCGCATCTATGACCGCGACGCCAACCTGCTGCTGGATTCGCGCCACCTCTATTCGCGCGGCCAGATCCTGCGCTACGACCTGCCGCCGGTCGACGAGGAAGAGCCTGACCTTGTCGAGCGCATCCAGAAATTCATCTTCGACTTCTTCCGCAACACCGATCTGCCCGTTTACCACGAACAACCGGGCGGCAATGGCGCCGCGTACCCGGAAGTGATCAAGGCGCTGACCGGCAGCCCCTCGACCATCGTGCGCGTCAGCGAACAGGGCGAGCAGATCGTATCGGTGGCCGTTCCGATCCAGCGCTTCCGCGCCGTACTCGGCGTGCTGATGCTGTCGACCGAGGGCGGCGACATCGACAAGATCGTCGCCGCCGAACGCAAGGCGATCCTGCGTGTCTTTGGCATTGCGGCGCTGGTCACCGCCATCCTGTCAATGCTTCTGGCCTCGACCATCGCCAACCCGCTGCGGCGGCTGTCGGCGGCGGCGGTGCGGGTGCGGCGCGGCGTCAAGAGCCGCGAGGAGATCCCGGATTTTTCCGACCGACAGGACGAGATCGGCAACCTTTCGGTCGCGGTGCGCGACATGACCAACGCGCTCTATGCGCGTATCGAGGCGATCGAGAGCTTCGCCGCCGATGTTTCACATGAGTTGAAGAACCCGCTGACCTCGCTGCGCAGTGCGGTGGAAACACTGCCCTTGGCGAAAAATGATACTTCACGCGCGCGGCTGATGGAGATCATCCAACACGACGTCAAACGGTTGGATCGCCTCATCACCGACATTTCCGACGCCTCCCGCCTCGACGCCGAGCTGGCGCGCGACGACGCCGGAACCGTGGACCTGAAGAAATTCGTCACCGACCTCGTCGCCGTGTCGCGCGAGACCACCCGAAACAAGAAGGCTGTCGAGATCGAACTTCGGGTCGCCAAGCTGCCGCAGGGCGTCAAAGGCTATTTCGTCGTCGGCCATGACCTGCGCATCGGCCAGGTCATCACCAACCTGATCGAGAATGCGCGCTCCTTCGTTCCCGAGGACCATGGCCACATCATCCTGTCGCTGGCGCGCGCCGGCAAGTTCAACATCCTGACCGTCGACGACAACGGTCCCGGCATCCGCGCCGACAACATCGACCGCATCTTCGAGCGCTTCTATACCGACCGGCCGGCCGGCGAGGCGTTCGGCCAGAATTCGGGCCTCGGCCTGTCCATATCCAGGCAGATCGTCGAGGCGCATGGTGGCACGCTGACCGCCGAGAACATCCCCGGCACCAAGCCGGGCGAGATCAAGGGCGCGCGCTTCGTCGTGACGCTGCCGGCCGAAGCGTGA
- a CDS encoding HPr kinase/phosphorylase produces MKPENIHATAVLIGERGVLVSGASGSGKTTLALALIDHCRQRGMFSRLVGDDQLFVAAHAGRLVCRAPATIAGLAEVPRLGPRPLTFETACVVDLHLRLLPADEIARFQVDASTDIAGCAVPRIDVAERNVAAALPAVMARLSISPFL; encoded by the coding sequence GTGAAACCTGAAAACATTCACGCGACGGCGGTCCTGATCGGCGAGCGCGGCGTGCTCGTCAGCGGCGCCTCCGGGTCGGGCAAGACGACGCTGGCGCTGGCGCTCATCGACCATTGCCGGCAGCGCGGAATGTTTTCGCGACTGGTCGGCGACGATCAGCTTTTCGTCGCGGCGCATGCGGGGCGGCTGGTGTGCCGCGCGCCCGCGACCATAGCAGGCCTGGCCGAAGTGCCGCGGCTGGGTCCGCGGCCTCTGACATTCGAAACGGCCTGCGTCGTCGACCTGCATCTGCGCCTGCTGCCGGCTGATGAAATCGCACGTTTCCAGGTGGACGCCAGCACCGATATCGCCGGCTGCGCGGTGCCGCGGATCGATGTGGCCGAGCGCAATGTCGCAGCGGCCCTGCCTGCCGTGATGGCGCGGTTGTCGATCTCGCCTTTTTTATGA
- the tsaE gene encoding tRNA (adenosine(37)-N6)-threonylcarbamoyltransferase complex ATPase subunit type 1 TsaE, with translation MTEPVLERLLADETQTARLGEDLALAVRAGDVLALKGDLGAGKSTLARALIRTLADDARLDVPSPTFTLVQSYDTRIPVHHFDLYRLSSARELDELGFEEALTQGAALVEWPERAEGELPETTVLIELVQRGEGRLARLSGQGAAFDRAARSLAMRGFLERAGWGEAQRRHFIGDASARSYEIVTLAGQEPRVLMNSPRLVLGPPVRDGKPYAVIAHTAQSVSAFVAIDRALKAGGVSVPEILAEDLDQGFLLLEHLGSEGFLGSEGEPVAARYAAAAELLAMMHGKTWPRRLEAAPDRLYEAPPFDRDAMMIEADLLVDWYVPAISGGPASDDLRTGYTREWNALFDRLQGSEYTLMLRDFHSPNIIWRGDRSGHDRLGIVDFQDALIGPAAYDVASLAMDARVTVSPDIERQTLDAYVAARLAAGPFDTDAFREAYAIMAAQRNSKILGIFVRLEKRDGKPYYLRHLPRIRDYLRRALSHPALASLRDFYDTHGLLEERTL, from the coding sequence ATGACGGAACCGGTGCTGGAGCGTTTGCTCGCCGACGAGACACAGACAGCGCGGCTGGGCGAGGATCTGGCATTGGCGGTGCGTGCCGGCGACGTGCTGGCGCTCAAGGGGGATCTCGGCGCCGGCAAGTCGACGCTGGCGCGGGCGCTGATCCGGACGCTGGCGGACGATGCCCGCCTCGATGTGCCGAGCCCGACCTTCACGCTGGTGCAAAGCTACGACACGCGCATTCCGGTCCATCATTTCGACCTCTATCGCCTGTCGTCGGCGCGCGAACTCGACGAACTCGGCTTCGAGGAAGCCCTAACGCAAGGCGCCGCCCTTGTCGAATGGCCGGAACGGGCCGAAGGCGAGCTGCCGGAAACGACCGTTCTGATCGAACTCGTCCAGCGTGGCGAAGGCCGCCTCGCGCGGCTGTCGGGGCAAGGGGCGGCCTTCGACCGAGCGGCGCGATCGCTGGCCATGCGCGGTTTTCTCGAGCGCGCCGGATGGGGTGAAGCACAGCGCCGCCATTTCATCGGCGACGCCTCGGCCCGCTCCTATGAGATCGTGACGCTTGCCGGCCAGGAACCGCGAGTGCTGATGAATTCGCCGCGGCTTGTGCTCGGCCCTCCGGTGCGTGACGGCAAGCCCTATGCGGTGATCGCCCACACCGCCCAGTCGGTCTCCGCTTTCGTCGCCATCGACCGCGCCTTGAAAGCCGGCGGTGTCAGTGTCCCCGAAATCCTTGCCGAGGACCTGGACCAGGGCTTCCTCCTGCTCGAACATCTCGGCTCGGAAGGGTTTCTCGGCAGTGAAGGCGAGCCTGTTGCCGCGCGCTACGCAGCGGCGGCCGAACTGCTGGCCATGATGCATGGCAAGACCTGGCCGCGGCGTCTTGAAGCGGCACCGGACCGCTTGTACGAGGCGCCGCCTTTCGACCGTGACGCGATGATGATCGAAGCCGACCTGCTGGTCGACTGGTATGTGCCGGCGATATCGGGCGGCCCGGCCAGCGACGATCTGCGCACGGGCTACACCAGGGAATGGAACGCGCTTTTCGACCGGCTGCAGGGCAGCGAATACACGCTGATGCTGCGCGACTTCCATTCGCCCAACATCATCTGGCGCGGCGACCGTTCCGGGCATGACCGGCTGGGCATCGTCGATTTCCAGGACGCGTTGATCGGGCCTGCAGCCTATGACGTCGCCTCGCTCGCCATGGATGCCCGCGTCACTGTCTCGCCCGACATCGAGAGACAAACATTGGATGCCTATGTCGCGGCGCGCCTGGCCGCCGGTCCATTCGACACGGACGCTTTCCGCGAAGCCTACGCAATCATGGCAGCGCAGCGCAATTCCAAGATCCTCGGCATTTTCGTGCGCCTCGAAAAGCGCGACGGCAAACCCTATTATCTCAGACACCTGCCGCGCATCCGCGACTATCTGCGCCGGGCGCTGTCCCACCCGGCGCTCGCCAGCCTGCGGGATTTCTACGACACGCATGGGCTGCTTGAGGAACGAACGCTGTGA
- the ahcY gene encoding adenosylhomocysteinase: MTGSKDYVIADISLAGWGRKELDIAETEMPGLMACREEFGAKQPLKGARITGSLHMTIQTAVLIETLKVLGADIRWASCNIFSTQDHAAAAIAEAGIPVFAVKGESLEQYWDYTDRIFQWADGGLSNMILDDGGDATMYILIGARAEAGEDVLSNPQSEEEEYFYAQVKKRLKASPGFFTKQREAIRGVTEETTTGVNRLYQLQKKGLLPFPAINVNDSVTKSKFDNKYGCKESLVDGIRRGTDTMMAGKVAVVCGYGDVGKGSSASLKGAGARVKVTEVDPICALQAAMDGFEVVTLEDAAPTADIVITTTGNKDVVTLDHMRSMKDMVIVGNIGHFDNEIQVASLRNLKWTNVKPQVDMITFPDGKRMILLSEGRLLNLGNATGHPSFVMSASFTNQVLAQIELFTKGEQYQNQVYVLPKHLDEKVARLHLDKLGARLTELSGEQAAYIGVTPQGPFKPEHYRY; this comes from the coding sequence ATGACGGGTAGCAAGGATTATGTGATCGCCGATATCTCGCTTGCCGGCTGGGGCCGCAAGGAACTCGATATAGCCGAAACCGAAATGCCAGGCCTGATGGCCTGCCGCGAGGAGTTCGGCGCCAAGCAGCCGCTCAAGGGTGCGCGCATCACCGGCTCCCTGCACATGACCATCCAGACCGCGGTGCTGATCGAAACGCTGAAGGTGCTTGGCGCCGATATCCGCTGGGCTTCCTGTAACATCTTCTCGACCCAGGATCACGCCGCGGCAGCTATCGCAGAGGCTGGCATTCCGGTCTTCGCCGTCAAGGGCGAGAGCCTCGAACAGTACTGGGACTACACCGACCGGATCTTCCAGTGGGCCGATGGCGGCCTCTCCAACATGATCCTCGACGATGGCGGCGACGCCACCATGTATATCCTGATCGGCGCCCGCGCCGAAGCCGGCGAGGACGTGCTGTCCAATCCGCAGAGCGAGGAAGAGGAATATTTCTACGCCCAGGTCAAGAAGCGCCTGAAGGCCTCGCCCGGCTTCTTCACCAAGCAGAGGGAAGCGATCCGTGGCGTCACCGAAGAGACGACCACCGGCGTCAACCGGCTGTATCAGCTGCAGAAGAAGGGCCTGCTGCCCTTCCCGGCCATCAACGTCAACGACTCGGTCACCAAGTCGAAGTTCGACAACAAATATGGCTGCAAGGAATCGCTGGTCGACGGCATCCGTCGCGGCACCGACACGATGATGGCCGGCAAGGTCGCGGTCGTCTGCGGCTATGGCGACGTCGGCAAGGGTTCGTCGGCCTCGCTCAAGGGCGCCGGCGCCCGCGTCAAGGTCACCGAAGTCGACCCGATCTGCGCCCTCCAGGCGGCGATGGACGGCTTTGAAGTCGTCACGCTGGAGGACGCGGCTCCGACCGCCGATATCGTCATCACCACCACCGGCAACAAGGATGTCGTCACCCTCGACCATATGCGGTCGATGAAGGACATGGTGATCGTCGGCAACATCGGTCACTTCGACAACGAGATCCAGGTGGCGTCGCTGCGCAATTTGAAATGGACCAACGTCAAGCCGCAGGTCGACATGATCACCTTCCCGGACGGCAAACGGATGATCCTCTTGTCGGAAGGCCGCCTGCTCAATCTCGGCAACGCGACCGGCCATCCGAGCTTCGTCATGTCGGCTTCCTTCACCAACCAGGTGCTGGCCCAGATCGAGCTGTTCACCAAGGGCGAGCAGTACCAGAACCAGGTCTATGTCCTGCCCAAGCATCTCGACGAAAAGGTCGCCCGCCTGCATCTCGACAAGCTCGGCGCCCGCCTGACCGAACTGTCGGGTGAGCAGGCCGCCTATATCGGCGTCACGCCGCAAGGTCCATTCAAGCCGGAACACTACCGCTATTAA
- a CDS encoding HPr family phosphocarrier protein, with product MSMVSSEKDQIVREFPIVNQRGLHARASAKFVQLASGFNASVHVEKDGVKVGGTSIMGLMMLAASPGLSIRVTASGPEALEVMDALEQLVASRFGEEC from the coding sequence ATGAGCATGGTTTCATCGGAAAAGGACCAGATCGTCCGCGAGTTTCCGATCGTCAACCAGCGCGGCCTGCACGCACGCGCCTCCGCGAAATTCGTCCAACTCGCCAGCGGCTTCAACGCATCCGTCCACGTCGAGAAAGACGGCGTCAAGGTCGGCGGCACCTCGATCATGGGTCTGATGATGCTGGCCGCAAGCCCTGGATTATCGATCCGCGTCACCGCCAGCGGGCCGGAGGCGCTCGAGGTCATGGACGCATTGGAACAACTCGTTGCCTCCCGCTTCGGCGAGGAATGCTGA
- a CDS encoding sensor histidine kinase, translating into MPGQYPHGAGRAVSGGHDDSGATGSATRRGRLSWRGRAGLLLAGSTLACPLASAVARAQGAGVSAAGLSISTIEVMQLAVFVGVTGAALLSAIVLIRERARTSAENVELRSRIADVNAALRRSEALLNLRDQRVVVWAAENKKPELIGTLPVESGAPEERAAFLAFGRWLMPRSAAALEHAVAGLREKARPFDLIIESQAGAPLEVHGRKSAAHILVRFVSLSETQRSQARLKIDNQRLAADHDTMIGLLEALKMPAWLRDEHGRLKWVNRSYADAVEAESPEAAVRDAKEFLGGQARETIAAQHKSHPVFEQSLSTVIEGDRRVFTVTDFAGADGSAGLACDTSAIETIRGEYERTVRSHADTLDQLNTAVAIFDTDEKLRFFNQAFQKLWGLDSGFLHSAPDNALLLDRLRSEGKIAEQPEWRRWKEGLLGAYRAVESQEHWWHLPDGKTIRVVANPQPKGGVTWVFENLTEKMDLESRYRTAVRVQGETLDNLAEGVAVFGPDGRLRLSNPAFAALWGLDADAAKPNVHVSTIRDLCDRQTADSPWPGFVAAITGFDDERRDRHGQTELNNGTVLRYAMIPLPNGQVMMTFVDVTDSVHVERALKDKNEALEKSDQLKNDFVQHVSYELRSPLTNIIGFTELLSLPTTGPLNQKQREYVEHVGSSSSVLLTIVNDILDLATVDAGIMQLDISEVHVDRTIAAAAELVGDRLQEHSIRLEINAAAAPKTFHGDETRIRQILYNLLSNAANYAPEASTIRLACRQLADGVEFSVHDDGPGMPPDVLDSVFRRFEPRTNGGRRRGAGLGLSIVKSFVELHGGGVRIETGKDRGTTVICTFPDMPGIRAAAE; encoded by the coding sequence ATGCCGGGGCAATACCCGCACGGAGCGGGACGGGCCGTTTCCGGCGGCCATGACGATTCGGGGGCCACAGGCTCCGCAACACGGCGCGGGCGTCTTTCATGGCGTGGCCGCGCTGGACTGTTGCTTGCCGGCTCCACGCTTGCCTGTCCGTTGGCTAGCGCGGTGGCACGTGCCCAGGGCGCTGGCGTGTCGGCAGCGGGTCTATCGATCAGCACGATCGAGGTGATGCAGCTTGCCGTGTTCGTCGGTGTGACGGGCGCGGCGCTGCTGTCGGCCATCGTTCTCATCCGCGAACGGGCCCGCACCTCGGCGGAAAATGTCGAACTGAGAAGCCGCATCGCCGACGTCAACGCGGCGCTGCGCCGTTCGGAGGCGCTGCTCAATCTGCGCGACCAGCGTGTGGTCGTCTGGGCTGCCGAGAACAAGAAGCCCGAACTCATCGGCACCTTGCCGGTCGAAAGCGGCGCGCCTGAGGAGCGGGCGGCTTTCCTTGCCTTCGGCCGCTGGCTGATGCCGCGCTCGGCGGCGGCGCTCGAGCATGCCGTCGCGGGCTTGCGCGAAAAGGCGAGACCCTTCGACCTCATCATCGAATCCCAAGCCGGCGCTCCGCTCGAAGTGCATGGCCGCAAGAGCGCGGCGCACATACTGGTGCGGTTTGTCTCGCTTTCCGAGACACAGCGCAGCCAGGCCCGGCTGAAGATCGACAACCAGCGGCTGGCCGCCGATCATGACACGATGATCGGTCTGCTCGAGGCGCTGAAGATGCCGGCATGGCTGCGCGACGAGCACGGGCGGCTGAAATGGGTCAACCGGTCCTATGCCGACGCGGTCGAAGCCGAGAGCCCGGAAGCCGCCGTCCGTGATGCCAAGGAGTTCCTCGGTGGCCAGGCACGTGAGACAATCGCCGCACAACACAAATCGCACCCGGTTTTCGAGCAGTCGCTTTCGACGGTGATCGAGGGCGACCGCCGGGTGTTCACGGTGACCGACTTCGCCGGCGCCGACGGTTCGGCCGGCCTTGCTTGCGACACCAGCGCCATCGAGACCATTCGCGGCGAATATGAGCGCACGGTGCGCAGCCACGCCGACACGCTCGACCAGCTCAACACCGCGGTCGCCATCTTCGACACCGACGAGAAGCTGCGCTTCTTCAACCAGGCGTTCCAGAAACTGTGGGGGCTCGACAGCGGCTTCCTGCACAGCGCGCCTGACAATGCCTTGCTGCTCGACCGGCTGCGCAGCGAGGGCAAGATCGCCGAACAGCCCGAATGGCGCCGCTGGAAGGAAGGCCTGCTCGGCGCCTATCGCGCCGTGGAATCGCAGGAACATTGGTGGCATCTGCCCGACGGCAAAACCATTCGCGTCGTCGCCAACCCGCAACCCAAGGGCGGCGTCACCTGGGTGTTCGAGAACCTGACCGAGAAGATGGACCTGGAGAGCCGCTACCGCACCGCGGTGCGTGTCCAGGGCGAAACGCTCGACAACCTCGCCGAAGGCGTGGCCGTGTTTGGCCCTGACGGCAGGCTTCGGCTGTCGAACCCGGCTTTTGCCGCGCTATGGGGACTGGATGCAGACGCCGCCAAGCCCAATGTGCACGTCTCCACGATCCGTGACCTTTGCGACCGGCAGACGGCGGACAGCCCCTGGCCCGGTTTCGTCGCCGCCATCACCGGTTTCGACGACGAGCGCCGCGACCGCCATGGCCAGACCGAGCTCAACAACGGCACCGTGCTGCGGTACGCCATGATCCCCTTGCCCAACGGGCAAGTGATGATGACCTTTGTCGACGTCACCGACAGCGTCCATGTCGAACGCGCGCTCAAGGACAAGAACGAAGCCCTGGAAAAGTCGGACCAGCTCAAGAACGATTTCGTCCAGCACGTGTCCTACGAGTTGCGTTCGCCGCTGACCAACATTATCGGCTTCACCGAACTTCTGTCCTTGCCGACGACCGGCCCGCTCAATCAGAAGCAGCGCGAATATGTCGAGCATGTCGGCTCGTCCTCCTCGGTGCTGCTGACCATCGTCAACGACATACTCGACCTCGCGACCGTCGATGCCGGCATCATGCAGCTCGACATTTCCGAGGTTCATGTCGACCGCACCATCGCGGCCGCCGCCGAACTGGTCGGCGACCGGCTGCAGGAGCATTCGATCCGTCTCGAGATCAATGCCGCCGCGGCGCCGAAGACGTTCCACGGCGACGAAACCCGCATCCGCCAGATCCTCTACAATTTGCTCAGCAACGCCGCGAATTACGCCCCGGAGGCCAGCACCATCCGGCTTGCCTGCCGCCAGCTTGCGGACGGGGTGGAATTCTCGGTTCATGACGATGGTCCCGGCATGCCGCCGGACGTGCTCGATTCGGTGTTTCGCCGCTTCGAACCGCGCACCAATGGCGGCCGCCGGCGCGGCGCCGGCCTCGGCCTGTCGATCGTGAAGAGCTTCGTCGAATTGCATGGCGGCGGCGTGCGCATCGAAACCGGCAAGGATAGGGGCACGACCGTCATCTGCACCTTCCCCGACATGCCGGGCATCCGCGCCGCGGCCGAGTAG